The nucleotide window ATCGATATACAGTCATCGAAAATCGAGCACCTGCTCGCAAACAAGCGCTTGACATTTGTTAATGTCAACGTGTACGACACAGAGGCGGTGCGGGAGTATGTTGATAAAAGCGACATTGTCATATCGCTTGTTGCGCTTTGTAATCCATCATTGTACAACACGATTCCGCTTGAAGTGATCGATATCAATTTTGCCCGTCCTTACGAGTTGCTCAGGATGTGCAATGAGATGGGGAAATGGCTGATCCATTTTTCCACCAGTGAGGTATATGGCCGGACGCTTGCCGGATTTTCCAACTGTAATTTTGCAAAGGACCATCCTGATAACTACATGCTGAATGAGGACTCTACGCCGCTTATTATGGGGCCGGTCCCTGCACAGCGGTGGAGTTATGCCTGTGCAAAACAGTTGCTCGAGCGGGTTATCTATGCGTATGGGTTCGAGAAGGATCTCAAGTATACAATCATCCGGCCCTTTAATTTTATCGGTCCCCGGATGGATTATATTCCCGGCATTGACGGCGAGGGGGTGCCGCGGGTCATCGCCTGTTTTATGGATGCTCTTCTTTTTCACAAACCGCTCAAACTTGTGGACGGGGGATTGAACAAACGGGTCTTTACCTATATCGATGATGCGGTGGATGCGATGATGGCGATTTTAAAGAGTCCGGAGCGGTCGCAGGGTGAAATTTTCAATGTAGGTCATCCCTCAAACGAGATCAGTATTGCCGACCTGGCACGGCGGATGGTGGATATCTATACCTCCTTTCGTCGGGAGTTTAATTCTTCCGATTTTCAGATAACAGCGGTGTCGTCGAAAGAATTTTACGGTGAAGGGTATGAAGATTCCGACCGTCGGGTGCCGGATATCACGAAAATCCGGGAATGCACCGGATGGCAGCCGAAAACAGAACTCGATACGGCATTGAGAAAAACAATTATGTCGTATATAGAACAGTATGGTCGTGATACCCGATGTCGGGAAGCAGGTTGATTGACATATTCATGCCCGCATATAATGCGGCATCGCATATCAGGAGTGTCGTGGAGCGGGTCCCCGATGATATATGGAAAGACCTGGGCTCG belongs to Chitinivibrionales bacterium and includes:
- a CDS encoding bifunctional UDP-4-keto-pentose/UDP-xylose synthase gives rise to the protein MAAVPTICILGCGGFIGSHLLQRILSTTKWNVYGIDIQSSKIEHLLANKRLTFVNVNVYDTEAVREYVDKSDIVISLVALCNPSLYNTIPLEVIDINFARPYELLRMCNEMGKWLIHFSTSEVYGRTLAGFSNCNFAKDHPDNYMLNEDSTPLIMGPVPAQRWSYACAKQLLERVIYAYGFEKDLKYTIIRPFNFIGPRMDYIPGIDGEGVPRVIACFMDALLFHKPLKLVDGGLNKRVFTYIDDAVDAMMAILKSPERSQGEIFNVGHPSNEISIADLARRMVDIYTSFRREFNSSDFQITAVSSKEFYGEGYEDSDRRVPDITKIRECTGWQPKTELDTALRKTIMSYIEQYGRDTRCREAG